The Bradyrhizobium oligotrophicum S58 genome contains the following window.
CGAACGAGGCCGTGCTGCTGACCAAGGTCTCCGATCTGCGCATCGTCGAGGCCAACCGGACGGCGGCGGCCGCGCTCGGCGTGTCCGGACGGCGCCGGGACAATCTGGTCGGTCGCGAGTTCCTGCAGGAGATCCCGCCCAAGGACCGCGAGCCGGTGGAGCTGATGCTGAGGCGCGTCCGCGACCAGGGCAAGGCGCCGGGCATCGTGATCCATGTCGGCGAGGATGCTGCGCCGTGGATGCTCCGGGGCTCGCTGATGACCAGCGAGACCGCGCCAATGTTCCTGCTGCAGATGGCGCCGATCGGCAAGGCCGCGCAGCCCGGTCCGCTGCCGGACGATCCGGAAGGGCTGATCGACAACCTTCCCGATGCGGTCATCAACATTGACGGCCACGGTGCCATCAAGCGCGCAAATCGTGCCTTCCTCGAGCTGGTCGAGGTCGGCTCGAAAGAGGCCCTGATCGGCGAGAAGCTGAGCCGCTGGTTGACACGTCCCGGTGCCGACCTCTCGGTGCTGATCTCGAATGTCGAGCGCCATGGAACCGTTCGGCTGCTCTCCACCACGATCCAGGGCGAGCTCGGCAGCGAAACGGAGGTCGAGATCTCAGCTGCGGCGCACGGCCTGGACGGCCAGCGCCGGATCGGCCTCGTATTGCGCAACGTGGCCAGGCGGTTGTCGCCGACCTCCGAGCATGACAATCTGCGGGTCGCGCTGGCGGGCATCAACGAATCGGTCGGCAAGACACCGCTGCGCGATCTGGTGAGAAGCACGGTCGAAGTCGTTGAACAGCACTACGTCCGCGCCGCACTCGAGCTTGCCAACGGGAACCGGACATCGGCTGCCGAAATTCTCGGACTCAGCCGTCAGAGCCTTTACGCCAAGCTCGATCGGTATAATCTCAGCCAACCAGAAGGAAGCGACGAGGAAACCGAAAAGGGGAGCTAGTTGCCAGTTTCGCTGACAACGCCGGCCTTCGGCCACGCTACTCTTGCGGATTGCGAGCGTGAACAGATTCATCTCGCCGGCTCGATCCAGCCGCATGGCATTCTGCTGGCGGTCAAGGAGCCCGACAATATCGTCATCCAGGCCAGCACCAACGCGGCGGCCTTCCTCAACACCAGCTCCGTGGTCGGACGCCCCTTGCGCGATCTCGGCGGTGATGTCGCACTGCAGATCCTGCCCCATCTCAACGGCCCGCTGCACCTCGCGCCGATGACCCTGCGATGCACCGCCGGCTCGCCGCCGCGCCGGGTCGACTGTACGATTCACCGGCCCTCGAATGGCGGGCTGATCGTCGAATTGGAGCCGGCGACGAGGACGACCAACATCGCACCCGCTCTGGACGGCGCCTTCCACCGCATCACCTCGGCATCCTCGCTGCTCGGCCTGTGCGACGAGACCGCGACCATCTTCAGGGAGATTGCCGGCTACGACCGCGTCATGGTCTATCGCTTCGACGAAGAGGGCCATGGCGAGGTGCTGTCGGAGCGCCGGCGCCCGGATCTCGAGGCGTTTCTCGGCAACCGCTACCCGGCCTCCGACATTCCGCAGATCGCGCGCCGGCTCTACGAGCGCAACCGCGTGCGCCTGCTGGTCGACGT
Protein-coding sequences here:
- the ppsR gene encoding transcriptional regulator PpsR, translated to MAEFHGPRPDVTLLLDMDGVIREATLSPNMSSENVDIWLGRPWSEIVDDASEKIERIMQDTKRTGISAFRQITQRFPSGLELPMEFTTVLLGGRAGMLAIGKNLQAVAELQARLISAQQTIERDYWKLREIETRYRLVIEDSNEAVLLTKVSDLRIVEANRTAAAALGVSGRRRDNLVGREFLQEIPPKDREPVELMLRRVRDQGKAPGIVIHVGEDAAPWMLRGSLMTSETAPMFLLQMAPIGKAAQPGPLPDDPEGLIDNLPDAVINIDGHGAIKRANRAFLELVEVGSKEALIGEKLSRWLTRPGADLSVLISNVERHGTVRLLSTTIQGELGSETEVEISAAAHGLDGQRRIGLVLRNVARRLSPTSEHDNLRVALAGINESVGKTPLRDLVRSTVEVVEQHYVRAALELANGNRTSAAEILGLSRQSLYAKLDRYNLSQPEGSDEETEKGS